The window CGAGTAGAGCCTTGGCCATCGTTGCCGATCCTCCAGGTTGAGGACGTGTCGCGGACACCTCGGTAGAGGCGTCGCCCGACGTATGAGGAACCGTGTGCGGTTCGTTCGTATCCGCGGCATGATCACGCGTCGCGGTCGATATTCAGTGTGAACCCCGCATCGGGACCGGTCAAGAGACCACAAGGGTCATCGTTCGGCGAAGCCGTCGGGCGTTCCGCGGGCCGGCGACCAGCGATCGGAGACCCCGTCGACGCGGCCCGGCGCGCCGGGTTCGCGCAGCCGCTGGAGCAGCGTCTCGCAGGCGGTTCTCGGGCCCTCTGCGACGACCTCCACCCGGCCGTCGTCGAGGTTTCGGGCCCAGCCGGACAGCCCGAGCTCCAGCGCGCGAGCGCGGATCCACCAGCGCATGCCGACCCCCTGGACCCGCCCGCGCACCCAGGCGGTCAGCCGAGCGGGCTCCGACGCGCTCACCAGCGGCCGTTGCGGGGTCGGGGCTGGCAGGTCGGGCAGAAGTACGACGAGCGGTTCATGAACGCGCGCCGCGCGATCGGCGTCCCGCACCGCGAGCAGGGCTCCCCCTCACGCCCGTAGACCTCGAGTGAGCGGTCGAACCACCCGCTCTCGCCGTTGACCCCGACGTAGAGCGCATCGAACGACGTCCCGCCTGCGACGATCGCCGCCGCCATCACCTCGCGCACCGCGGTGAGCAGGCGCTCGATCTCGGGCCGGCGCAAGCGGTCGGTGGCGCGCGCATAGTGCAGCCGGGCCTGCCACAACGCCTCGTCGGCGTAGATGTTGCCGACTCCCGAGATCAGAGTCTGGTCCAGCAGCGCCCGCTTGACACCGGTCCGGCGACGGCGGATCGCGGCGGCGAACGCGGCCGGGTCGAAGGCCGCCTCGAACGGGTCCGGAGCGACGTGGGCGAGCGATCGCGGTACGCCGTCGTCGGTCAGTCCCGTGTCGTCGAGCGACAGCCCGCCGAAGGTGCGCTGGTCGAGGAAACGCAGCTCGGGCGGACCGTCGGCGAAGCGAAACCTCGCCCGCAGGTGCGGGCCGGGCGGCGTGTCCGGGGCAACCGCGAGGAACTGTCCCGACATGCCGAGGTGGGCAAGCAGGGCAGCGCCGTCGTCGAGCGGGAGCCAGAGGTACTTGCCGCGGCGGCGGGCGCTCTCGACCCGCCGCCCGATCAGCCGGTTGACGAAGTCGGTCTCACCCGGCGGGTACCGGCGCAGCGTGCGCGGCCCGAAGACGTCGACCGCCTCGATGGTCCGCCCGACGGCGTACTGATCGAGGCCGACCCGGACGGTCTCGACCTCCGGCAGCTCGGGCATGGCAGTTCCGCCGGCTACGAGCCGCGTGCGGTCAGGGCGGTCCAGGCCTGCTCGGCGGCGAGCTGCTCGGCCTGCTTCTTGCTGTTGCCGTCGCCCTCACCGACCTCGACGTTGCCCAGCAGGACCTTGGCGTGGAAGACCTTCTGGTGGTCCGGGCCGCTCTCGAGCACGACGTAGTCGGGTGAGCCGAGCGAGCGTTCGGCGGCGAGCTCCAGCAACGAGGTCTTCCAGTCCAGGCCGGCGCCGAGGTTGGCCGCGTCGTCGAGCGCGGCGGCGAACAGCCGGAGCACGAGGGCGCGCGTGGCCTCGATCCCGCAGTCGAGGTAGAACGCCCCGATCGTTGCCTCGACCGCGTCGGCGACGATCGAGGACTTCTCGCGGCCACCGCTGGCCTGCTCGCCGCGACCCAGCCGCACGTAGCGGCCGACCTCGATCGTGCGCCCGACGACCGCCAGCGCCCGGGAGTTCACGATCGCTGCGCGCAGCTTCGCAAGCTGGCCCTCGGGCAGGTCCGGGTGACGGCGGAACAGCTCCTCGGTGATGATCACGCCGAGCACGGCATCGCCGAGGAACTCCAGCCGCTCGTTGGTCGGCAGCCCGCCGTTCTCGTAGGCGTAGGAGCGGTGCGTCATCGCCAGTTCCACGAGCGCGCGGTCGACCCCGCCGCCGAGGGCGTCGATCAGGCCGACGACATCGGCGGAGTCGTCGACCCGGCGGTCGGTCACGGCCATCGGCTCATGAGGCGACGGACAGCACCGGCGGGGAGTCCAGCCGGGACTTGATGTCCTCGGTCAGCTCACCGAGTGAGCCGATCCGGCAGAGGGTGGCGTCGTCGATGGACAGCCGGCCGCCGGCTTCGGCCGCGCG is drawn from Mycobacteriales bacterium and contains these coding sequences:
- a CDS encoding acylphosphatase — translated: MSASEPARLTAWVRGRVQGVGMRWWIRARALELGLSGWARNLDDGRVEVVAEGPRTACETLLQRLREPGAPGRVDGVSDRWSPARGTPDGFAER
- the rnc gene encoding ribonuclease III: MAVTDRRVDDSADVVGLIDALGGGVDRALVELAMTHRSYAYENGGLPTNERLEFLGDAVLGVIITEELFRRHPDLPEGQLAKLRAAIVNSRALAVVGRTIEVGRYVRLGRGEQASGGREKSSIVADAVEATIGAFYLDCGIEATRALVLRLFAAALDDAANLGAGLDWKTSLLELAAERSLGSPDYVVLESGPDHQKVFHAKVLLGNVEVGEGDGNSKKQAEQLAAEQAWTALTARGS
- the mutM gene encoding bifunctional DNA-formamidopyrimidine glycosylase/DNA-(apurinic or apyrimidinic site) lyase — translated: MPELPEVETVRVGLDQYAVGRTIEAVDVFGPRTLRRYPPGETDFVNRLIGRRVESARRRGKYLWLPLDDGAALLAHLGMSGQFLAVAPDTPPGPHLRARFRFADGPPELRFLDQRTFGGLSLDDTGLTDDGVPRSLAHVAPDPFEAAFDPAAFAAAIRRRRTGVKRALLDQTLISGVGNIYADEALWQARLHYARATDRLRRPEIERLLTAVREVMAAAIVAGGTSFDALYVGVNGESGWFDRSLEVYGREGEPCSRCGTPIARRAFMNRSSYFCPTCQPRPRNGRW